The genomic interval GCCGGAGCGGGTCGCCAAGATCCGCCGGCGGTCCGACTTCCCGCGGCTTCGGCGTGGCGTCGATGCCCAGCGCGTCTCCGGCGAGCACGATCAGGCGGCAGATCCCGAAGGCGAGCACGCCGGTGCCCAGCGCCACCACGGCGGTGAGCAGCAGCGGGACGGCGGCCACGATCGCCGCGGAGACCAGCCCGACCTTCAGCGGCCACGCCCAGCCGCGGAGGGTTCGCGCCGCGGCGGCGGGATCTCGCATGAAGGCGGCACCCGGGCCGCTCTGGAAGGTCTCGAAGCGCATCGCCAAGACGGTACGGCTCCGGTCGGCGGTGGGTTCGCGATTCCGCGTCGGCGGGCTGAAGTGGTCGGCCGGTCGCTCCGATGAAACCGGCACAACCCTCGCGGCCACTCCTCATGGCCTTCCTCTTCCCGGAGCACCCAATGTCACCCGCCACCGCCACGACCGACGCCGAGACCGAAGCGATGATCCGAGGCTCGATCGACGAGATCTCGCACATCGCCACGCTGCCCGAGGTCACGCTGAAGATCATCGAGCTCGTCGACAACCCCGACTCGACGGCGCAGGACCTCAACAAGATCATCAGCCACGACCCGGCGCTGGGCGCCCGCATCCTCAAGGTCGTGAACTCGGCCTTCTACGGCCTGCCCGGCCAGATCGGCTCGATCAACCGGGCGATCGTGCTGCTGGGCCTCAACGCGGTGAAGAACATCGCGATCGCCGCGTCCCTCACCAAGCTGTTCCGCGGGGGGAAGATCTGCGACGGCTTCGACGCCCGCGAGCTCTGGTCGCACTGCATCGCCACCGCCACCGCCTGCCGCCTGCTCGCCGAGCGGGCGAAGCTGGGCAAGGGCGACGAGGCCTTCCTCGCCGGCCTGATCCACGACATCGGGATCATGGTGGAGATCCAGGCCCGCCGCACCGACTTCGTGGAGGCGGTCAACCACGCCGTCGCCAGCGAGGGCACGTTCCGCGCGTCGGAGATCGCCGTGCTCGGTGCGACGCACGAGCAGTTCGGCGCGGCCCTGTGCAAGACGTGGAAGTTCCCCGAGACGTTCCAGAACGTCGCCGGCTTCCACCACGAACCCCGCCTCCTGCCCGAGGGCGCCCGCGCCCTCGCCGTGCTCGTGCACATCGCCGACCACCTCACCAAGACGCTGGAGCTTGGCTTCACGCTGGACGTCGAGGGGGAGCTGGACCCGGCCCTCGTCGCCGAGTTGAACCTGACCCAGGCGGATCTCGACGAGATCGCCACCGGGCTGCCCGAGGCCATCGCCGAGGCGCAGGGCGTCTTCAGCGGCGGCTGAAGCCGACCGGGGTTCCCGGGCCCCTCGCGGGCTCGGGGCGGGGCCGCCCGGACGCGGGCCCGCGCCGGCAAGGACGCCGTCCGGAGGAGGAAACCGCCACCGCACGGCGGAAGAGGAACGCGACCCGGGCCTTCACCGGCCCGGGTTTGCGCTGCGCGCCGCGGGCTCATCGGCGGACCGCGGGCCCTCCGGGGGAGGCGGGCCGGAAGTCGACCAGGTGCAGCTCCGGCCGCGTTCTGCCGTTCCAGGTGTTGAGCTTGAGCTCGGCGATGGCGTCGAGGCGGTCGCCCACGGCGTGCAGCTCGGCGTCGTCGCCGCGGCCGAAGGCGACGGCTCGGAGGCTGCGGTTGCCCAGCCGAAGCTGGAAGCAGGCATGGGCCCCGCGGCCGCCCATGCGGCACGGCGGACGCTCGATCTCGAGCCCGCGGAGCCGGACCTTCGGCCGCGGGTTGCCCATGCCGAAGGGGGCCATCCGCGTGAGCGCGTCGATGGCCTCGGCGGCGAGGTCGTCCTCCCCCGCGTCGCCGTCGTGCCGGACCTCCCGGCACAGCCGCTCGGCGGGCAGCACCGCGGCGACGGCGTCGTTGAGCGCGGCGCGGAAGGCGTCCAGCGCGGCGGGCTGGAGCGTCATCCCGGCGGCCATGCGGTGGCCGCCGAAGGCGAGCAGGTGGCCGGCGCAGGCGGACAGGCAGGCGTGCAGGTCGACGCCGCCGACGGAGCGGGCGGAGCCGCGGAGCTGGCCCTCGGGCGTGCCGGCGAGCAGCACGACCGGGCGGAAGTAGCGCTCGACGAGGCGCGACGCGACGATCCCGACGACGCCGGGGTGCCAGTCCGCGCCGGCGAGCACGATCACCCGGCGGTCTTCGGTGGCGTGGCCGCCGGCCTCCACGGCCTCGGTGGCCTCGGCCAGCACCTCCCGCTCGACCTGCCGCCGGCAGTCGTTCTCGGCGGTGAGCGTGTGGGCGAGGTCCTCGGCGCGCCGGCCGGTGGCGGTGGTGAGCAGCTCCACCGCCTCGGCGGCGTGCCCCATGCGGCCGCAGGCGTTGATCCGCGGCCCGATCACGAAGCCGACGTGCGTGGCGGAGACCTCCTCGCCGTCGAGCTTGGCGGCGCGGATGAGCGCGGCGAGGCCGGGCAGCCGCGTTGCCTTGAGCCGCTTGAGGCCGTTGGCGACGATGCGCCGGTTCACGCCGCAAAGCGGCACGAGGTCGGCGACGGTGCCCATCGCGGCGAGCGACAGGAGGTCGACCAGCTTGTCCTTGAGCGGCGGGGGCAGGCGCGGCGTGCCCATCGCGACGCGGGCGGTCGCCCAGGCGAGGAAGAAGGCGACGCCGGCGCCGCACGGCGGCGGATCGAAGCCCTCCGCGGGCGTTCCGCCGAGCTCGGGGTGGACGAGCAGCGCGTCAGGGGGCGAGCCCTCCGGCGGCCGGTGGTGGTCGGTGACGATCAGGTCGAGGCCCAGCTCGGCCGCCCGCGCCGCGGCCCCGACGGCGGTGATCCCGCAGTCGACCGTGACCACCAGCGGCGGCGTGCCGTCGCCGGGATCCAGCGCGGGGTGCGTCGCGTACCGGGCGATCCGCTCCAGCGCCTCGGCGTGCAGGCCGTAGCCCTCCTCGACGCGGTGCGGCACGTAGGTGCCGACGCGCGGCCCGCCGGCGGGACCGACCCGCCGCCCCAGGTCGGTGAGCACGTGCCAGAGGATCGAGGCGGCGGTGATGCCGTCGACGTCGTAGTCGCCGTACACGATGACCGGCCGCCCCGCCGCCACCGCGGCGGCGAGCCGCGCGGCCGCGGCGGGCACGCCCGGGAGCGCGTCCGGCTCGGGCAGCTCCGACAGCCGCGGGTCGAGGAAGGCCGCGGCCGCGTCGGGGTCGGCGTGGCCACGCTGCACCAGCAGCCGCGCCACCAGCGGGCTCACGCGCAGCGCCGACGCGATCGCCCGCAGCCGGGCGGGGTCGGCGGTGAGCGTCGGGTTCTCTCCCCCGCGCTCGATCCAGCGGGAGAGCGTCTGCATCCTTGCGACGGTCATCGGCGGAGGTTATCCGCCGCGGACCGCGGGCCCGCCCGAGCGAAACGGGCCGCGGTCCGCGGAACGCGGTGCCGCGGGGCCGGGGTTCCGGGTGTTCGGGGGCGTCGCGGCCTACTGCCCCTGGCCGAGCGAGAAGCCCGCCTCGCCGTCGAAGGTGCACAGGTGCTCGGTCTTGATGAAGTCCAGCCCGGCGTCGGCGAGCCGGGTCAGCAGGCCGAGGACCTGCCGGTGCGAGGCCTCGCCCCCGCCCCGGGGCACGAAGCGGCAGCGCCAGTGGTCGGTGCAGAAGGTTTCGGGGAAGCCCTCCGGCCACACCTTCACGCCCCGGTTGGTGATCATCTGCAGCTGGAGCGGCTGGCCATCGGCCGCCGCGTGGAGCTCCGCGGCGAGCGCGTCGGGGTCCCGCTCCGCCGGGTCCCAGTCCAGGAAGACGTCCACCCCGACGAGCGCCTTCACCGGCTTCTCCCGCGTCGCCGGCCCGACGCCCGGGGCCGCGCGATCCGCGACCCCGGCATAGACCGCGGCCGGCAGGTGCTCGGGCCGCTGGCCGAGCCGCTGGATCACCGCGTCGGCGAAGGCGCGGGTGCCGACCGGGTCGTGGCCCCGGCCGTCGTGCAGGTCGGCGGTGTGCACGCCGTCCTCGATCGTGCGGAGCACCGCGTTGTGGATCTTCTCGGCGGCCCCGGGCTTGTTGAGGTGCACGAGCATCTGCACGGCCGCGAGCAGCAGGCCCGTGGGGTTGGCGACGTCGCGCCCGGCGATGTCGGGGGCGCTGCCGTGGATCGCCTCGAACATCGAGCAGGTGTCGCCGATGTTCGAGGTGCCGCACAGGCCGACGCTGCCGGCGATCTGGGCGGCGATGTCCGAGAGCACGTCGCCGTAGAGGTTCAGCGTGAGGATCACGTCGAAGCGCTCGGGCCGGTCGGCGAGCATCGCGGCGCCGATGTCGATGATCCAGTGGTCCGACTCGATCTCGGGGTACTCGCCGCGGATCTCGTCGAAGACCCGGTGGAAGAGGCCGTCGGTCGCCTTCATGATGTTGTCCTTCGTGAAGCAGCTGACCCGCTTGCGGCCGGCGGCGCGGGCGTACTCGAAGGCGTGGCGGACGATCTTCTCGCAGCCGGGCCGCGAGATGAGCTTGAGGCACTGCGTCACCTCGGCCGTCTGGCGGTGCTCGATGCCGCCGTAGGTGTCCTCCTCGTTCTCGCGGACGATCACGACGTCCATGCCCGGGTGCCGGCTCCCGACGAAGGGCGCGTAGGCGACGCACGGGCGTACGTTCGCGTAAAGCCCCAGCGTCTTGCGGGTCGTCACGTTCAGCGACTTGTAGCCGCCGCCCTGGGGCGTGGTGATCGGGGCCTTCAGGAACACCCGGTGCTTCCGGAGCGTGTCCCACGAAGAGGCCTCGATGCCCGCGGAGACGCCGCGCTCGTAGACCTTCTTGCCGATCTCGATGGTGTCGTAGACCAAGCCGGCACCGGCCGCGTCGAGCACGCGGAGCGTCGCGTCCATGATCTCGGGGCCGATGCCGTCGCCGTGCGCGACGGCCACGGTGACGGAGGCCGGGGGATCGGGGAGGTCCAGCGGGCGGTCCGGGGCGGTCGAGGGGGCGGCGGGCATAACGGGGAGCGTTTCGGGGCGGGCGGGCGGGCGGGCGATCCGCCGCGGCGGTCGCTTTTGGCAAAGCCGATTGCATGAAGTAAGGTTCATGAATCCTAGATCGACTCCTCCCGCACGTCAACCCGATGCCCAAGACCCGGAAGAACCCCGGCCCCGCCCCCGCCCCCGCCCCCGCCCCCGCCAGGGAGGCGGCGCCACGCTTCACCTTTCTCACGAACCATTCCCACGTGCTGCTGCTGCTCGCGGGCGAGCCGGCGCTGCGGGTACGCGACCTCGCGGCCCGCGTCGACGTCACCGAGCGGGCGGTGCAGAAGATCCTCGCCGACCTGGTCGCGGTGGGGGTGCTGACCCGCGAGCGGGAGGGGCGGCGGAACCGGTACGAGGTCCACCCCGAGCGGTCGCTGCGGCACCCGGTGGAGTCCCACCGCACGGTGGCGGACCTGATCGCGATGGTGCACGGGGCGTAGCCGAGCCCGTGCGACGGGCGCCCGGGAATGCGTTGCTGCGCGACCGGAAACGGGGCGTCCGCGGCGGCGAGGGTGTCGCCGGGGCGGTGTTGCCGCTGCGCGGGGGATCGGGCCGATCCCGGGCTTGCATGCCGCTGCCCCGAACCCCCGTCGCGCGTCCGATGCGTTCCGTCTGGCTCGTGCTCGCGCTCGCCGCGTCGGCGGGCCTCGCCGCCGGGCAGGGCGCAGGCCGCGTGGCCGCCGACGTCGAGGCGCTGCTGCGGCCGCGGCCGGGGGTGGAGGGGCCGCCGCTGGGGCAGGTCCACGCGGAGCCGCGGATTAGGGTGCGGGTGCGGGCGGGGGTGGACCGCGTGACGCTCGGCGAGGCCGGCGCCCGCGTGGCGCTGCGCGGCGGCGGGCCGACCGGCCCGGGGTCGCTGCTCCCGGGGCCGGTGGTGCTGCGGGCGGGGGCCGGCTTCTTCGTGAGCGAGGACGCGACGGGGGCGCGGCTCCGCTGGCCGGTCGCTCGCCTGAGCGCCGCGGCCGGGTCGGCCGGGGCGCCGCTCGCGCTCGACGGCGAGCCGCACCCCGGCTCGCTGACGCTCGCGCTGCGGAGCGGCGAGCCGCGGATGGACGCGATCGAGCTCGTCGGGCTCGAGTCGTACCTGCCCGGCGTGCTCGATCGCGAGCTCTACGCCTCGTGGTCTCCGGAGGCGTTCCGGGCTCAGGCCATCGCCGCCCGCAGCTACGCGATCTGGGAGGTGGAGCTCACGCGGCGGGCAGCCGGCGGCGACCCCGGCTTCGACCTCGAGAACACCACCGCGAGCCAGGCCTACGGCGGCGTCGCCAAGAACCCCAAAGCCGCCGACGGCGTCGCGGCCACCCGCGGCGTGGTGCTCGCGTACGGCGGCCGGGTGCTGCCGGCCTTCTACTGCTCGGCCGTGGGCGGGCCGGGCGCCGACGCGGCCCAGACCTTCCCGGGGCGGGCGCCCGACCTGGCCCCGCTGCGCGGGAGCGACCACGGCGGACGCGACGCGGCGAGCCCCCGGTTCGGCTGGGGCCCGGTCACGCGGGACCGCCGCGAGCTCGCCCGGCGGATCGCCGCCTGGGGCGCCGCGAACCAGAACCCCGTGGCGGGGCTGCGGGTGCT from Phycisphaera mikurensis NBRC 102666 carries:
- a CDS encoding HDOD domain-containing protein, which codes for MSPATATTDAETEAMIRGSIDEISHIATLPEVTLKIIELVDNPDSTAQDLNKIISHDPALGARILKVVNSAFYGLPGQIGSINRAIVLLGLNAVKNIAIAASLTKLFRGGKICDGFDARELWSHCIATATACRLLAERAKLGKGDEAFLAGLIHDIGIMVEIQARRTDFVEAVNHAVASEGTFRASEIAVLGATHEQFGAALCKTWKFPETFQNVAGFHHEPRLLPEGARALAVLVHIADHLTKTLELGFTLDVEGELDPALVAELNLTQADLDEIATGLPEAIAEAQGVFSGG
- a CDS encoding winged helix-turn-helix domain-containing protein; protein product: MPKTRKNPGPAPAPAPAPAREAAPRFTFLTNHSHVLLLLAGEPALRVRDLAARVDVTERAVQKILADLVAVGVLTREREGRRNRYEVHPERSLRHPVESHRTVADLIAMVHGA
- the recJ gene encoding single-stranded-DNA-specific exonuclease RecJ, whose product is MTVARMQTLSRWIERGGENPTLTADPARLRAIASALRVSPLVARLLVQRGHADPDAAAAFLDPRLSELPEPDALPGVPAAAARLAAAVAAGRPVIVYGDYDVDGITAASILWHVLTDLGRRVGPAGGPRVGTYVPHRVEEGYGLHAEALERIARYATHPALDPGDGTPPLVVTVDCGITAVGAAARAAELGLDLIVTDHHRPPEGSPPDALLVHPELGGTPAEGFDPPPCGAGVAFFLAWATARVAMGTPRLPPPLKDKLVDLLSLAAMGTVADLVPLCGVNRRIVANGLKRLKATRLPGLAALIRAAKLDGEEVSATHVGFVIGPRINACGRMGHAAEAVELLTTATGRRAEDLAHTLTAENDCRRQVEREVLAEATEAVEAGGHATEDRRVIVLAGADWHPGVVGIVASRLVERYFRPVVLLAGTPEGQLRGSARSVGGVDLHACLSACAGHLLAFGGHRMAAGMTLQPAALDAFRAALNDAVAAVLPAERLCREVRHDGDAGEDDLAAEAIDALTRMAPFGMGNPRPKVRLRGLEIERPPCRMGGRGAHACFQLRLGNRSLRAVAFGRGDDAELHAVGDRLDAIAELKLNTWNGRTRPELHLVDFRPASPGGPAVRR
- a CDS encoding SpoIID/LytB domain-containing protein — encoded protein: MRSVWLVLALAASAGLAAGQGAGRVAADVEALLRPRPGVEGPPLGQVHAEPRIRVRVRAGVDRVTLGEAGARVALRGGGPTGPGSLLPGPVVLRAGAGFFVSEDATGARLRWPVARLSAAAGSAGAPLALDGEPHPGSLTLALRSGEPRMDAIELVGLESYLPGVLDRELYASWSPEAFRAQAIAARSYAIWEVELTRRAAGGDPGFDLENTTASQAYGGVAKNPKAADGVAATRGVVLAYGGRVLPAFYCSAVGGPGADAAQTFPGRAPDLAPLRGSDHGGRDAASPRFGWGPVTRDRRELARRIAAWGAANQNPVAGLRVLEAIEPAATNFVGRLAAYRLRDASGAAFLLRADELRHAANAAAPGLPAAAGDDRLFSGDFAVRRGGEAFTFSRGRGFGHGVGLSQWGAQGMAARGFAHPAILAAYYPGATLARAYR
- a CDS encoding NADP-dependent isocitrate dehydrogenase, yielding MPAAPSTAPDRPLDLPDPPASVTVAVAHGDGIGPEIMDATLRVLDAAGAGLVYDTIEIGKKVYERGVSAGIEASSWDTLRKHRVFLKAPITTPQGGGYKSLNVTTRKTLGLYANVRPCVAYAPFVGSRHPGMDVVIVRENEEDTYGGIEHRQTAEVTQCLKLISRPGCEKIVRHAFEYARAAGRKRVSCFTKDNIMKATDGLFHRVFDEIRGEYPEIESDHWIIDIGAAMLADRPERFDVILTLNLYGDVLSDIAAQIAGSVGLCGTSNIGDTCSMFEAIHGSAPDIAGRDVANPTGLLLAAVQMLVHLNKPGAAEKIHNAVLRTIEDGVHTADLHDGRGHDPVGTRAFADAVIQRLGQRPEHLPAAVYAGVADRAAPGVGPATREKPVKALVGVDVFLDWDPAERDPDALAAELHAAADGQPLQLQMITNRGVKVWPEGFPETFCTDHWRCRFVPRGGGEASHRQVLGLLTRLADAGLDFIKTEHLCTFDGEAGFSLGQGQ